The following are encoded together in the Ovis aries strain OAR_USU_Benz2616 breed Rambouillet chromosome X, ARS-UI_Ramb_v3.0, whole genome shotgun sequence genome:
- the LOC105605424 gene encoding histone H2A-Bbd type 1-like isoform X1: protein MSRRRHLQNCRRSKRHSLSRSTRAELQFPVSRVDRLLREGQFANRLSSATPVFLTGILEYLMANILDLAGKEACINHRVRISPEHVQRALINNENLRRLFQPSAFSQPAASPPAPKKK from the coding sequence ATGTCTCGGAGAAGACACCTCCAGAACTGCCGTCGCAGTAAGAGACACTCCCTCTCCCGTTCTACCAGGGCCGAGCTGCAGTTCCCCGTGAGCCGCGTGGACCGCCTCCTGCGAGAGGGTCAGTTCGCCAACCGCCTGAGCTCAGCGACACCCGTGTTCCTGACTGGCATCCTTGAGTACCTGATGGCCAACATCCTGGACCTGGCGGGGAAGGAGGCCTGTATCAACCACAGGGTACGCATCAGCCCGGAGCACGTGCAGAGGGCGCTGATCAACAATGAGAATCTCCGCcgcctcttccagcccagtgccTTCTCTCAGCCCGCAGCTTCACCACCCGCTCCCAAGAAGAAGTAG
- the LOC105605424 gene encoding histone H2A-Bbd type 1-like isoform X2: MPGPVLLSQHRAELQFPVSRVDRLLREGQFANRLSSATPVFLTGILEYLMANILDLAGKEACINHRVRISPEHVQRALINNENLRRLFQPSAFSQPAASPPAPKKK, encoded by the coding sequence GGCCGAGCTGCAGTTCCCCGTGAGCCGCGTGGACCGCCTCCTGCGAGAGGGTCAGTTCGCCAACCGCCTGAGCTCAGCGACACCCGTGTTCCTGACTGGCATCCTTGAGTACCTGATGGCCAACATCCTGGACCTGGCGGGGAAGGAGGCCTGTATCAACCACAGGGTACGCATCAGCCCGGAGCACGTGCAGAGGGCGCTGATCAACAATGAGAATCTCCGCcgcctcttccagcccagtgccTTCTCTCAGCCCGCAGCTTCACCACCCGCTCCCAAGAAGAAGTAG